In Colletotrichum higginsianum IMI 349063 chromosome 1, whole genome shotgun sequence, the DNA window GATGTCCGGTAGGAGAATCCAGCCGTGTTGAAGTCGCTCTAGGATGCGGTTAGAGATGAGTGTATTGCTCAAGCTAGTGTCGTGAAATCACCTTGAGACCACCGACGGATAGAATCAGGTCCGAAGACTCTACACGCTCAGCAACGTCGGGTTGCGAGGCGGTCCCGGCGTAGACACCGCCATAACTGGGGTGTGTCTCGTTTACAGCACCCTTGCCCATGGGAGTGACGAAAACGGGAATCTTGGTCTTGTCAAGAAGTGCATGAACCTCGGGTAGAACGCGGTGACGGATGGCACAAGCGTCGATGAGCATGATGGGCTTCTTTGCGGCGTGGAGCGTCCTGAGAATGACTTCGACAACGTAGTCCTCTCTGTCGGGATCGTTGATTGCTTCCTCCAGGTCGATGGGCGTCTGCAGTCTTTCGCCCTCCACCTTCCTCTGGACCATGTCGGTGGGAAGCATTATATAAACGGGACGACTGCGGATCCAGCATTCTCTGAGAGCATGGTCGATCTGGTTGGCGATCTCAGCTGGATTGTTGAGACGGGCAACATCGCACGAGATCTGAGAGCTCATGTTGGAGAAAACGTTGAAGTCGCCGTTGCCAAGAGTGTGGTGCAAGAGCATGTCATTCTTCTGTGAGACGGTAGACGGGCATCCGACAATGTGGATGACGGGAATGTGTTCTGAGTATGCGCCGGCAAGGGCGTTGATGGCCGAGAGCTCGCCAACACCGaaggtggtgatgatggccgaCATGCCCTTGACACGAGCGTAGCCATCGGCAGCATAGCCTAGCAAAAGTATCAGTATGATGTGAACAATGGCGGTTATTGGGTAGGATTATTTGGGGGCTCACCGGCATTGAGCTCGTTGACGTTGCCAACCCACTTCAGACCGCACCCAGGGAGATAATCGAGAGCAACGAGGTTGAAGTCGCCGGGAAGACCGTGAACTGAGCGGATCCCAACTTCGTGGAGTCTCCGGAAGAGATATTCAGCAACGTCGACGGGCTGCGACAGCCCCTTTGTTCTGATGTCAGTCATGACCGAGGCGGGGGGAGATGCCTAAATCTGGAGCCAGAGATATACGGCCTGATGTTGATACGATTACTGGGTTGACAAAATGATATTTAGTGTGTTTGTTTTTGTCCGGAACGGAACATACTTCTGGTCCAAAGCCAAAGGCAGACAGTTTTATATCAAGTTCATCACTTAAAGGATGGCGATATCGCTCTCGGTCATTCGATGCTGTCGGATGGGCCAACCAGGATCACCTGGTCAGGCCACTGGCCATTGCGAGATGGACTGACAGGGCCATCGGCGATGGGCGGTAGCTTAAGGTAGCGCAATGTCCATGTAGTCTCGGTGGAAGTGACAAGAAGACTCGGGAGGCGGTTGGTTGAACGTGGGTGGCTAACAGGTCGCGACATCTGACAGAATCCATGGAGATTGGGACTCGTGGGACTAGAAATGGGGCTGGCAGCAATGCTACCCGGCCAAACACAGCCGAGAATGGGGAGTCAACTGCAGGCCGTGGCCTGCTGCAACAAGAATACATGAGCGAACAAAAGGACAGGAGTGATGTAATCAACCATGCCACACAAAGAGAAGAGTCACCAATACACCGGGCTCATGCCGAACCAGGCAgttgggaggggagggcgtGCTGAACCCTTGGAGGCTCAGGAGGCAGAGACCACCCTCGAGGCTCATAAAACCCGAGAGAGTAGGAGGGGAAAACGGCCATGTTTCACTTACGAGAGAGACATCACCTACCACGACGACCTGGAATGATGAACGGGTATTGCTGCTCTCAACACTGCACGGGTATTGTTGATGTCCCGGTATGATGGGAAGGGAAATGGTCCATCATCCGAGATACAGCCGAATAACAGGCAACGGGGCATATCGGTCCGCATATGGCCACATGGCCAGGGCCCTTTTGGACCAACAAACGTTGCTACTCCACCAACGGACTTGAAAAGATGTCACCAATTCATGCTCACAACCAGCACACCCGACTACACGGGGCGGATGCGCACCCATTTTCACGGTATGCTGCTGCCGATCCACGTCGTCTTTCTCCTTCCTCTCTagctgggcgagggccgagAAACATGAGCTTCATACCGACGAGCGACATCTCCGTCTCCCCTGTCATGCCGGACTTGCCCGAAGCCGCTTGAATGTACCACAGAAGCCTCAATCCTTGATCTGTTCCATTGCATTCTTACTATGTCTTCCCGGGGTGCAGAACCCTTTTTGGGTTGTTTTAGCGGCCGGTCCCGTCATACaagccctctctctctctctctcttattCCCGCAACCTTCCTACATGATCTGATGTTGGCACTAGGCTTcggcgctgctgcggcgCCACCCCATCTAAACAAAACGCAGGAGAACCATGCGAATTGCAGATCCGTGTCCGGACGCTCCCATTCTCGCGGTCTCGGACCACCGCTCAAAGGCCGGCTTGCCTCTCGCCGCTGTTTGGGGGCATCGCCAATCGCGTTACCCGCTGTTTGGTACACGTCAACGGCATAATTCCATCTTGGCCAATCGTATTATTATACTCAGGACTGTAAAGTATCAGATCATTCTTGCGCACCAGTAAAAATAAGATGCAACGAATCTGCACAAGTGAGTACGAAAGTACCACTCGAGCAGGACTATTTGAACGCTCAGGCGAGAAAAGCGTGATGGCAAGGATAGGAGAGAGGACAACAACCAGCGCAAGCGACCTGCTGTGCTATATTGGGGATACTGTGAAATGTGTTCTAGATATCATACATACCTGGCCCTCAAGAGGAGAGgtacgagaagaagagaaaaaaggagGGAAGGTGTCTGCCAGCCCATTATGCTGGTGCCCAGATGCTCGttcttcccccctccacctTGGTACGAAACTCCTCCAACCATGCCACTTTAGTCGCAACTGCCGTCTTTCCAGCCGGTGCGCCATCGCTCCTCCCACTTGCTGCAGTCGAATTCCTTCTTCCCTAGCTTGCGGTTGACCTCGTTGTGTGCCTGACAAAGCCAATCGCCAAACTCGCTGCGTCCCTCCACCCGTAGCCTTTCTTTTTGCATGTATGACTGGAAGTCTTCAGCGCACACCCAGCAGGGGTACAGTTTTGAGAACAGCCTCATGAAGCCCCGAAGGTCCTCCTTCTGCGTCGATGAGGGCTTCTCGGGGTATGTCGCAGCAATCGAGTGTAGCAACTGCCAGGTGCCACGCCCGAGGCTCTCGACGTCGGGTGGGCAGTCACTAGCAGGCCCCAATGACACTGGGGCACCTTTCTTTACCGAACCGTTCATCTGAGAGGCCCAACTGGAGAATGCGCTTTTGGATGAGCAAGATCGGCACCTGATCAAGTTCTTCGTCAGTTGTGTTTGCCTTCCCGAATGAGGTTGTGGCAGAATCCGCATACCCAATGGGAATCACTTACGGCTTGCCGTCCGGACCCAAGACCATTCCCTTGGGCAAAGGCTTGGGTGGCTCAGGTGTCGTTGTCGCCATCGCTGTCGTAGTCATTGTTGCAGCTGCGGGAGAGGCCCCCCCCGCTTGAAGTTCTCGCTCTGCGTCGACCATAACTCATGAATCTCACACGCAAGTGTTCACTCTAGTCGGAAAGAGCCGAAAGAGTACGACGAACCGCAGAGAACAAAGTTTCAGTCCGACGGGATACCTGGATCGGGAGAATTAGGGAGCACGATCTCAGTCTACGGGATTCTGTCGAGCGAAATTTGTAAGCTTTGAGGTGCCTGTTTGTCCGTGGAATATTCGATAGCTTCCTTATCGATTAGCTCTGACAATGTTCTGCGCTAACGCGCACAGTGGTGATGCCGGCCCCTGACGTAAGACATTCAACTGATACCTTCGGGTGCTTTTCCGACTTTGATGGGGCACGGCCGCTTTGTGGATCCCATACCGTCCGTCAGTCAGATGGGACGGGATGTGTGGTTGCAAAGAGGCTACAAGAGGTCCTTTTCTTTCGCCGGGCTTAGTTTTCTGTCTCTTCAGGCCGTCAAAATACATCGATGGTTGTTCTTGGGCACGGAAATATACAGCTGTTCAAGTTCCTCGTTCCAATCAACTTGGCGGGCTTGGAGAACCATCGTCGAAGGCGGTACATCAGGCGAGGAGGGATATTCGGGAAATACAAGCTGCGAAATCCGTGACAGCGACTATTTCTATTCCATCGCAACCAACGTCTGCATATTTGGTTGGCCAGGAGGAGAGAATTGCAGGGCTCTGGATGCACCTGGAGGCCGTCTCTCTTTCTGCAGTGGACCACTTTGAGCCCCGACGACAACGTCTTCGTGACTTACCTAAGACAGTACGTAACTCTAGTTCAGATGGATCCGGCTCCGGCGGGGCAGAGGTGTTTGCCATGATATCTCTCGAAGTCACTGTTCAGAGAGATCCAGACCTGCCACTTCGCGACACTCGTTGGTATCGCGGGCAAAGAGCCGTTGCTGTCCCCTTCCTGCATCGTCCCGTTCGACGCATTTTGGCATCAgccatcaacaacctcgGAAATGGCCCAGAAATCCTCATCAACTTTACCGGCCAAGGTGCCGGTGCTTTTACTCAAGACAAAGTCGGCCCCGGGTGACTCGTATGAGGACCTCTTCACTCTCGAAAACGAAGGGCCGGCCTTCGAGCCGGAATTTGTCCCAGTCCTGCATCACACCTTCCAAGAGCCTGGCATGGCTGCAGTAAGGGATGCCTTGCACCGTCGCAGGGTGAACAGTGGCGCAGATGCATCCTACGGCGGCCTGATCTTTACATCGCAGCGGGCTGTCGAGGCGTTTTCGAGCGTGGttgcggagaagaagggttAGTTGGGCTACCGTTCAGCTCTAGGCTGTCGTCTCTACATTGGCAAGAGAGCGGAGCTGATGGAATTGATAGGTGTCGACGAAAAGTGGCCTCATCTTCAGGACGTGCCGGTATACAGCGTCGGTCCGGCCACCACCCGAGCACTCAAGTCCGTCTCACAGGAGCCGCCGTTGCAGATTTTTGGCGAGCAtaccggcaacggcgacgccctgGCCAAGTTCATACTGGAACACTACGGCCAATGGTATCAGGGTCAGCCAAACAAGCCTCCTGTGCtgttcctcgtcggcgagcagAGGCGGGATATCATTCCCAAGAC includes these proteins:
- a CDS encoding Pyruvate decarboxylase; the encoded protein is MTDIRTKGLSQPVDVAEYLFRRLHEVGIRSVHGLPGDFNLVALDYLPGCGLKWVGNVNELNAGYAADGYARVKGMSAIITTFGVGELSAINALAGAYSEHIPVIHIVGCPSTVSQKNDMLLHHTLGNGDFNVFSNMSSQISCDVARLNNPAEIANQIDHALRECWIRSRPVYIMLPTDMVQRKVEGERLQTPIDLEEAINDPDREDYVVEVILRTLHAAKKPIMLIDACAIRHRVLPEVHALLDKTKIPVFVTPMGKGAVNETHPSYGGVYAGTASQPDVAERVESSDLILSVGGLKSDFNTAGFSYRTSQLNTIDFHSTQTRVRYSEYPGITMRGVLRKVIARLDPGQLTITASPGGINRVSSPNSDPSQTITQAYLWPRVGNYLRENDIVVTETGTANFGIWDTKFPAGVTALSQVLWGSIGWSVGAAQGAALAAKDAGQDRRTILFVGDGSFQLTAQEVTTMIRHGLNTTIFVICNDGYTIERFIHGMEAEYNDIVQWQYKELATVFGGTDKTVKKFTVKTKDELERLLADNDFNNPTTLQFVELYLPKEDAPRALIMTAEASARNNARAE
- a CDS encoding Sulfhydryl oxidase; its protein translation is MTTTAMATTTPEPPKPLPKGMVLGPDGKPCRSCSSKSAFSSWASQMNGSVKKGAPVSLGPASDCPPDVESLGRGTWQLLHSIAATYPEKPSSTQKEDLRGFMRLFSKLYPCWVCAEDFQSYMQKERLRVEGRSEFGDWLCQAHNEVNRKLGKKEFDCSKWEERWRTGWKDGSCD
- a CDS encoding Uroporphyrinogen-III synthase, with amino-acid sequence MAQKSSSTLPAKVPVLLLKTKSAPGDSYEDLFTLENEGPAFEPEFVPVLHHTFQEPGMAAVRDALHRRRVNSGADASYGGLIFTSQRAVEAFSSVVAEKKGVDEKWPHLQDVPVYSVGPATTRALKSVSQEPPLQIFGEHTGNGDALAKFILEHYGQWYQGQPNKPPVLFLVGEQRRDIIPKTLMDANLPSDRRVQVDEVVVYGTGEMASFPHDFAKALEATEDRPARWVVVFSPTGCDSMLRGLGLLDESTGRAKRDGLEERKTFIATIGPTTRDYLKRTFGCEPDVCAEEPSPEGVKRGIIQFMERHS